Sequence from the Salinicoccus sp. Bachu38 genome:
TCCTCTATAACAAGAACGGTGTATTCCAGGGATTCGCAAGAAGCGCTGATATCAAATCGGGCAATCTGGGCATCCAGTTCCCGGAAGGCAACTATCTTGTGCCAAAGGGCATATATGAAAACTATGCGAAGATGCCCGACTATACAGTCGATGTGAAACTGGAGAAGGCAGACCATTTCAATGCAAACAAAGACAGGCAGTACTATGAAAAGCCGGTGCCTGATCTTGAAGACAATCCAAACTAGCGGACAAAGGGGATGTTCCTGTCATGGGAACGTCCCCTTGCACTATTTTAACGGGGAATTTCTGACGCAGAGTATTCAAACGCATTACAGGTGTGCTAATATATTAGGAACTCTATTTAAAATGAATGAAGTGAATAATAGTGAAGTGAGGTTAGTTTATGAATAGTGTGAGATGGGGTTCCAAAATTGGATTTGTTCTGGCAGCTGCGGGTTCAGCAATTGGACTTGGTGCGCTGTGGCGTTTCCCTTATATGACCGCTGAGCATGGTGGCGGCGCGTTTCTTCTTGTATTTCTTATATTGACATTATTTGTTGGGATGCCACTTCTGTTGTCTGAGTTTGTCATCGGACGGGCAAGCCAACGAAACCCGATTGAAGGATTCGAATATCTTGGAGGCAAAAAGTTCTATAGAGTATTCGGCTGGCTTGGAAATATAGGAGTATTTCTGCTGCTCTCCTTCTACAGTGTAATCGGAGGCTGGATACTGATCTACCTTGTTGTTGCACTTGGTGATGCAATCAATCTGGTCCAGATCGACAATTATGGTGCGGCTTTCGAAGGCATCATCGCCAATCCCTTCTATGTCGTTGTTGCGCAGGGTGTCTTCATCCTGTTGACGGCCTTCATTGTGGCCAAAGGTGTGCAGGAAGGGCTTGAACGTGCATCCAAAGTAATGATGCCGCTGCTGTTTGTCCTGTTCCTGATTGTAATCATCCGTTCAGTGACACTTCCCGGGGCGATGGAAGGCATCGCATTCTTCCTGACACCGAATATCGGCGAAATCGATTCTACGGCGCTGCTCTATGCATTGGGCCAATCTTTCTTCGCCCTCAGCATTGGTGCGACGACGATGATTACATATTCATCGTATCTGGGTGAAGAGCACAATCTTACACAATCGGCGCTGTCCATTGTAATCATGAATGTTGTCATTTCCATCATGGCCGGGTTTGCCATCTTCCCTGCGATTGCATCGCTCGGTGTGGAAGCGGCTGAAGGTCCAGGGCTTGTATTCATCGTCCTGCCACAAGTATTTGGGGAGATTCCGCTGGGCATGCTTTTCTACATCCTGTTCCTTGGTGCCTTCCTGTTCGCTACATTGACTTCCTCGATTTCAATGATCGAGATCAATGTGGCCAA
This genomic interval carries:
- a CDS encoding sodium-dependent transporter, whose protein sequence is MNSVRWGSKIGFVLAAAGSAIGLGALWRFPYMTAEHGGGAFLLVFLILTLFVGMPLLLSEFVIGRASQRNPIEGFEYLGGKKFYRVFGWLGNIGVFLLLSFYSVIGGWILIYLVVALGDAINLVQIDNYGAAFEGIIANPFYVVVAQGVFILLTAFIVAKGVQEGLERASKVMMPLLFVLFLIVIIRSVTLPGAMEGIAFFLTPNIGEIDSTALLYALGQSFFALSIGATTMITYSSYLGEEHNLTQSALSIVIMNVVISIMAGFAIFPAIASLGVEAAEGPGLVFIVLPQVFGEIPLGMLFYILFLGAFLFATLTSSISMIEINVANAIKGNESKRRSRAYIFAFFVFLAGIPSALSYGVLSDVIIFGRSIFDNVDFLVSNIMLPIGALVSTLFVGFVIDRRVTMSQLNVDESSKMYGLYKFWILMLRFVLPVVILIVFAVSIIG